Proteins from a genomic interval of Fundulus heteroclitus isolate FHET01 chromosome 21, MU-UCD_Fhet_4.1, whole genome shotgun sequence:
- the plppr5b gene encoding phospholipid phosphatase-related protein type 5 isoform X2, producing the protein MYVTCTVHAKGSRLAKPVMSLGFMCLAFLTGLNRVAEYRNHWSDVIAGFIIGMAIATFLVVCVVHNFKGKLLLNEESPAEQQPNTAILNMGQVEGSLEKYIASQETDDEDEESCYIKKCLQAFLRWLQGLNWFQHLRNQRQTSYEVVWIMNSDNSLEITAHLSFLPLLSVCV; encoded by the exons ATGTATGTGACTTGCACTGTGCATGCCAAGGGGAGTCGCTTGGCCAAGCCTGTCATGTCTCTGGGGTTCATGTGTCTTGCCTTCCTCACTGGTCTGAATCGTGTTGCTGAATACCGCAACCACTGGTCAGATGTCATCGCGGGCTTCATCATCGGCATGGCCATCGCCACATTCCTG GTGGTGTGTGTTGTCCACAACTTCAAAGGCAAATTACTACTGAATGAGGAGTCTCCTGCTGAGCAGCAGCCTAACACAGCCATTCTAAACATGGGCCAAGTGGAGGGATCTCTGGAGAAGTACATTGCATCACAG gaaacagatgatgaagatgaggaatCTTGCTATATTAAGAAGTGCCTCCAAGCTTTCCTGCGCTGGCTGCAGGGTCTCAACTGGTTTCAGCATCTCAGAAACCAAAGGCAAACAAGCTATGAAGTGGTTTGGATAATGAACTCTGACAACTCTCTGGAGATAACTGCACACCTTTCTTTCCTACCTCTTCTTTCTGTCTGTGTTTGA
- the plppr5b gene encoding phospholipid phosphatase-related protein type 5 isoform X1 gives MSFKQMYVTCTVHAKGSRLAKPVMSLGFMCLAFLTGLNRVAEYRNHWSDVIAGFIIGMAIATFLVVCVVHNFKGKLLLNEESPAEQQPNTAILNMGQVEGSLEKYIASQETDDEDEESCYIKKCLQAFLRWLQGLNWFQHLRNQRQTSYEVVWIMNSDNSLEITAHLSFLPLLSVCV, from the exons ATGAGCTTCAAACAG ATGTATGTGACTTGCACTGTGCATGCCAAGGGGAGTCGCTTGGCCAAGCCTGTCATGTCTCTGGGGTTCATGTGTCTTGCCTTCCTCACTGGTCTGAATCGTGTTGCTGAATACCGCAACCACTGGTCAGATGTCATCGCGGGCTTCATCATCGGCATGGCCATCGCCACATTCCTG GTGGTGTGTGTTGTCCACAACTTCAAAGGCAAATTACTACTGAATGAGGAGTCTCCTGCTGAGCAGCAGCCTAACACAGCCATTCTAAACATGGGCCAAGTGGAGGGATCTCTGGAGAAGTACATTGCATCACAG gaaacagatgatgaagatgaggaatCTTGCTATATTAAGAAGTGCCTCCAAGCTTTCCTGCGCTGGCTGCAGGGTCTCAACTGGTTTCAGCATCTCAGAAACCAAAGGCAAACAAGCTATGAAGTGGTTTGGATAATGAACTCTGACAACTCTCTGGAGATAACTGCACACCTTTCTTTCCTACCTCTTCTTTCTGTCTGTGTTTGA